A genome region from Desulfomonile tiedjei includes the following:
- a CDS encoding bifunctional transaldolase/phosoglucose isomerase: MTRNPLLRVRELGQSVWLDFIRRGLIVSGELKQLIDEDGLCGVTSNPAIFEKAIDGSTDYLAAVRSLAVQGKTAEQIYQVIAVEDVRQAADVFRSVFDQLDGRDGFVSLEVSPYLARDTERTVSEARELWEAVDRPNVFIKVPATQEGLPAITQLTSEGINVNVTLLFSLERYHQVALAYISGLEARLAAGKPLDRVASVASFFLSRIDLMVDPLLERVIEDKCDKSQIADSCRGEVAIACAKLAYQIYKEVFSSDRFQKLARNGARPQRALWASTSTKNPAYSDVKYVEALIGQDTINTLPMETLAAYRDHGNPATRLEDGLAESRKILGLLPSLGIDLEVIAQRLEHEGIQKFSHPFDRLMRSLDEKRKEALSEPIDDQNLQLGPYEVSVEKRVSELEESGFAKRIWRKDSSLWEADAAARQTITNSLGWLHVAEKTISVVPQLEQFAAAAKKNGFTHVVHMGMGGSSLAPLVLQRSVPHTANGIPLIVLDTTDPATILSIQREISLPTTLFIVATKSGTTTEPLAFCDYFYDKVKSVKGNRAGENFVAITDPGSPLVSVALERGFRRAFFNFSDIGGRYSALSYFGLVPAALMGLDVAELLERALRMKYACPSCNPASQNPGLILGAAIGELARAGRDKITFVVPDSISALGMWLEQLLAESTGKDGKGILPVAGEVPIGSSEYGSDRLLVSFRLGSEPCETTEKIPAALIAAGHPAITIRLRDWLDLGQEFFRWEMATACAGFVLGINPFDQPNVQESKDNTNRLLKSVKELGKLPEEKPAAREDGLAFFSTDLAITDAKALLGAFFSSARGGDYVAVQAYLTEDDHTESALQAIRLLLRNRLGLATTTGYGPRYLHSTGQYHKGGPNTGLFLLLTSEDQEDVWIPGRLYTFGVLKHAQALGDLQALRKHGRRVIRIDLGRNALGGLAALEELLSQALTSL; this comes from the coding sequence ATGACAAGGAATCCTCTGCTCCGAGTCAGGGAATTGGGGCAAAGCGTGTGGTTGGATTTTATCCGCAGAGGCCTCATAGTTTCGGGTGAACTTAAGCAGCTTATCGACGAGGATGGCCTTTGTGGCGTGACCTCGAATCCAGCGATCTTTGAGAAGGCCATTGACGGCAGCACCGACTACCTTGCAGCGGTGCGTTCCTTGGCCGTGCAAGGAAAAACAGCGGAGCAGATCTACCAGGTAATTGCTGTGGAAGACGTGCGACAGGCTGCGGACGTTTTTCGGTCTGTTTTCGACCAACTTGACGGCCGCGACGGCTTTGTGAGTCTCGAGGTCTCACCTTATTTGGCTCGAGATACGGAACGGACCGTGAGCGAGGCGCGTGAGCTGTGGGAGGCTGTAGATAGGCCCAACGTCTTCATCAAGGTCCCCGCGACGCAAGAAGGCCTTCCGGCTATCACGCAGCTTACTAGCGAAGGCATAAACGTTAATGTGACGCTTCTATTCAGCCTGGAACGCTATCACCAGGTCGCGTTGGCCTACATTTCCGGCCTGGAGGCCCGTCTGGCTGCCGGGAAGCCGCTGGATCGGGTGGCATCAGTTGCCTCTTTCTTCCTCAGCCGCATCGACTTGATGGTTGACCCGCTGCTGGAACGAGTCATTGAAGATAAGTGCGACAAGAGCCAAATTGCCGATTCATGTCGCGGTGAAGTGGCGATTGCATGTGCCAAACTCGCGTACCAGATTTACAAGGAAGTCTTTTCGAGCGACCGTTTCCAGAAACTTGCCCGTAACGGGGCCAGGCCGCAGCGTGCCCTATGGGCCAGCACCAGCACCAAAAACCCTGCTTACAGCGATGTCAAATACGTGGAAGCCCTCATTGGCCAGGACACCATCAATACTCTTCCAATGGAAACCCTGGCAGCCTACCGTGACCATGGCAACCCGGCCACGCGCCTGGAAGATGGGCTTGCCGAATCCCGAAAGATCTTGGGGCTGCTGCCGAGCCTGGGCATAGACTTGGAGGTGATAGCTCAGCGCCTGGAGCACGAGGGTATTCAGAAATTCAGCCATCCGTTCGACAGGTTGATGCGGTCCTTGGACGAGAAACGCAAAGAAGCGCTTTCAGAACCGATTGATGACCAGAATCTGCAATTGGGGCCTTATGAAGTCAGTGTGGAGAAACGGGTCTCAGAATTGGAGGAATCCGGCTTTGCAAAGCGCATATGGCGCAAAGACTCGAGCTTATGGGAGGCCGACGCGGCTGCCCGACAAACCATCACCAATTCCTTGGGATGGTTGCACGTTGCGGAAAAAACGATCTCCGTGGTACCGCAACTTGAGCAATTTGCAGCCGCCGCGAAGAAAAACGGTTTTACCCATGTGGTGCATATGGGTATGGGCGGAAGTAGTCTTGCGCCATTGGTTCTGCAACGATCGGTTCCCCACACGGCAAACGGGATACCCCTCATTGTCCTGGACACCACCGACCCGGCAACCATCCTAAGCATACAACGGGAGATTTCACTTCCCACCACCCTGTTCATTGTAGCCACCAAATCCGGCACCACGACCGAACCACTGGCGTTTTGCGATTACTTTTATGACAAGGTGAAATCCGTAAAAGGCAACCGCGCGGGCGAGAACTTTGTTGCAATTACCGATCCCGGGTCACCGCTAGTGTCTGTTGCACTGGAGCGAGGCTTTCGCCGCGCTTTCTTCAATTTTTCCGACATTGGAGGGCGCTATTCGGCTCTGTCGTATTTCGGCCTGGTCCCGGCCGCACTTATGGGGCTGGACGTGGCCGAATTGTTGGAAAGGGCCTTGCGCATGAAATACGCCTGTCCTTCGTGCAATCCCGCGAGTCAAAACCCCGGCCTGATACTGGGCGCTGCCATCGGGGAACTGGCCCGCGCGGGTCGGGACAAAATCACCTTTGTTGTCCCTGATTCAATTTCTGCCCTTGGCATGTGGCTGGAGCAGTTGCTCGCGGAAAGCACCGGCAAGGACGGCAAGGGGATACTGCCTGTCGCAGGCGAAGTTCCGATCGGCTCGTCCGAGTACGGGTCCGACAGGCTTTTAGTCTCCTTTCGATTGGGAAGCGAACCGTGCGAAACCACGGAAAAGATCCCGGCCGCGTTGATCGCTGCCGGCCATCCTGCAATAACTATTCGACTCAGGGACTGGTTGGATCTCGGCCAGGAGTTTTTCAGATGGGAAATGGCTACGGCCTGCGCGGGATTTGTTTTGGGCATTAATCCCTTTGATCAGCCCAATGTTCAGGAAAGCAAGGACAACACCAACCGTCTGTTGAAATCGGTAAAGGAACTCGGCAAGTTGCCGGAGGAGAAGCCCGCGGCAAGAGAGGATGGACTGGCCTTCTTTTCTACCGACCTCGCCATTACGGACGCCAAAGCCCTCCTGGGGGCATTTTTCAGCAGCGCGCGCGGCGGCGATTATGTGGCTGTCCAGGCGTATTTGACCGAAGATGACCACACTGAAAGCGCACTCCAGGCGATACGCCTGCTCCTGCGTAACCGTCTCGGGTTGGCAACGACCACAGGTTACGGGCCGCGCTATTTGCATTCCACGGGTCAGTACCACAAGGGTGGCCCTAACACCGGTTTGTTTCTGCTGCTTACTTCGGAAGATCAGGAAGATGTGTGGATACCCGGACGGCTTTACACCTTTGGAGTCCTCAAGCACGCTCAAGCCCTGGGAGACTTGCAGGCGTTGCGCAAACATGGCCGCCGTGTCATCAGGATTGACCTGGGACGGAACGCCCTGGGCGGATTGGCGGCTCTCGAGGAGCTGTTGAGCCAAGCCTTGACGTCGTTGTGA
- a CDS encoding DUF488 domain-containing protein, giving the protein MGIRVKRVYDTPEDQDGYRVLVDRLWPRGIKKENARIDEWVKEISPSNELRKWYGHDPEKWEEFKRRYFMELRDHLETVEHLGKRASEATVTFLFSSKELRINNAVALKEYVETKFKP; this is encoded by the coding sequence ATGGGAATTCGCGTCAAAAGGGTCTATGACACACCCGAAGACCAAGACGGTTATAGAGTGCTGGTGGATCGCTTGTGGCCTCGCGGGATAAAGAAGGAAAATGCCCGCATCGACGAGTGGGTCAAGGAAATATCCCCGAGTAACGAACTCCGGAAATGGTACGGTCACGATCCGGAAAAATGGGAAGAATTCAAGCGGCGATATTTCATGGAACTCAGGGACCATTTGGAGACAGTAGAGCACCTCGGAAAGAGGGCGTCAGAGGCCACCGTGACATTCCTGTTTTCCAGCAAAGAACTCCGGATCAATAATGCAGTGGCCTTGAAGGAGTACGTAGAAACAAAATTCAAGCCGTGA
- a CDS encoding DUF2062 domain-containing protein, whose translation MGEPSRKGLWGRFRRIIHGNFIEPLVNSRHPPWFDARGVAVGLVVGFGVPVGGHFVALAILRAIFGFNFIVAFAFTWVCNPFNMILVYYGYYLLGSVVVGKPAALGLEDFGNLLTPIIEMTYFWEALSAFLQLGKDLLVRWYVAAAMISVVSGVIGYVVTYRVQKLRCRRTAEKLGVKYEKFLEELESGPATGPT comes from the coding sequence ATGGGTGAGCCATCAAGAAAGGGGCTGTGGGGCCGGTTTCGGCGGATCATCCACGGTAATTTTATCGAGCCCTTAGTCAATTCCAGGCATCCACCGTGGTTTGACGCGCGGGGGGTAGCCGTAGGGCTGGTCGTCGGATTTGGGGTCCCTGTGGGCGGCCACTTCGTGGCCCTGGCCATTCTGAGAGCCATATTCGGATTCAACTTTATAGTGGCTTTCGCGTTCACGTGGGTCTGCAATCCATTTAATATGATCCTCGTGTACTATGGATATTACTTGCTCGGATCTGTGGTGGTCGGCAAGCCTGCCGCCCTGGGCCTTGAGGACTTTGGCAATCTGCTAACTCCCATTATAGAAATGACATACTTCTGGGAAGCCCTATCTGCATTCCTTCAACTGGGCAAAGACCTGCTTGTAAGGTGGTATGTGGCTGCGGCCATGATTTCCGTTGTCTCCGGGGTGATCGGATACGTTGTCACGTACCGGGTGCAGAAACTGCGCTGCCGGCGAACCGCGGAGAAACTCGGAGTGAAATACGAGAAATTCCTCGAGGAACTAGAAAGTGGACCCGCCACGGGACCGACTTGA
- a CDS encoding branched-chain amino acid ABC transporter permease: MSIGDQLAQFVVSGLTTGSIYALIALGFCIIHNSTGIVNFTQVDFVTLGGMMMYTFLMGLGLPMPLSFVLGVLAVTGIGGLVQRLAIQPARSRAIIILIFITIGVSILTRGIIKIIWGKNQMALPSFSGDTPLVVWNAAILPQSLWILGITVLVVGLLHFFFSRTRVGKAMRATSFNPTAAALMGVNVNRMILLSFALSGALGAVAGIIIVPITTLNYDIGVMLGLKGFAAAVLGGYGNSVGAIIGGLLLGLLESIGAGLISSTYKDVIAFAILLSVLFLKPSGLLGYGEKERV, from the coding sequence ATGTCTATTGGTGACCAGCTTGCTCAATTCGTCGTTTCCGGACTCACCACCGGCAGCATCTATGCCCTGATCGCTCTCGGTTTCTGCATCATCCACAATTCCACTGGAATAGTTAATTTCACCCAGGTGGATTTCGTCACTCTGGGCGGCATGATGATGTACACCTTCCTTATGGGACTGGGTTTGCCCATGCCGCTGTCTTTTGTCCTGGGCGTCCTGGCTGTGACAGGTATCGGCGGATTGGTGCAAAGACTAGCGATTCAGCCGGCGAGATCCCGCGCCATAATTATACTGATCTTCATCACTATCGGTGTCTCCATTCTGACACGAGGCATAATCAAAATTATCTGGGGTAAAAACCAGATGGCGCTCCCTTCTTTTTCCGGAGACACACCCCTCGTGGTCTGGAACGCGGCAATTTTGCCTCAGAGCCTTTGGATTTTAGGTATCACCGTCCTTGTGGTGGGGCTCCTGCATTTCTTTTTCAGTCGCACCAGAGTCGGTAAAGCCATGAGAGCTACATCTTTCAACCCCACGGCCGCTGCGCTCATGGGGGTGAATGTCAATCGAATGATCTTGTTGTCTTTCGCGCTTAGCGGAGCCCTGGGCGCGGTTGCCGGAATAATCATAGTTCCCATTACGACCCTCAACTACGACATAGGTGTAATGCTGGGCCTTAAAGGGTTCGCTGCCGCGGTCTTGGGCGGTTATGGAAACAGCGTCGGCGCCATCATAGGCGGGTTGTTGCTCGGGCTTCTTGAATCCATAGGCGCCGGTCTTATTTCTTCCACTTACAAGGATGTAATAGCCTTTGCCATTCTCTTGTCGGTCCTTTTCCTGAAGCCAAGCGGGCTGCTGGGCTATGGGGAAAAAGAACGGGTATAG
- a CDS encoding branched-chain amino acid ABC transporter ATP-binding protein/permease — MGKKNGYSLMTGRLSKIKQYLSLVALAAGILFFPFLTTNPYYLNVANIIGLNTMVVVGLNLLIGYAGQISLGHAAFYGLGAYLSGILTVTYNMSPWPAMLIALLATGLIALIIGIPTLKLHGHYLVMATLGFNLIINIILIQWDKVTGGPSGFPGIPNLQLGSWALDSDLKMYFLIWSCAFIFVLLSLNLVNSRVGRGLRALHGSEIAAASVGVPTEKYKVKVFVLSALFASLAGSLYAHYLTFISPKTFDIFFSVELVTMVIVGGMGSVWGALFGTIFLTSLPNVLHFFDEYKDVFYGLILVLILIFVPEGLVVAARKRWLSMKGPAEALPSEQKEDSKYREHYPAAAGRDADPRTDRVVSGSYSSGRAILNMEGVTIRFGGIVALAQVSFDVVEGSITSLIGPNGAGKTTMINVVSGNYQAQSGTVIFDGQGVKGSRPYQMAALGMTRTFQNVQIFENMTVLENVMVGLHARTRSEFLQCLLRLPGFRKEGAAIEQQAWDTLSFLGLDEKAHWPASSLSFGEQKRVEMARGLVSNPRLILLDEPVAGLNMTETAEIARLIKKIRSMGISVLLVEHDMGLVMGVSDKVVVLNYGRKIAEGHPEEIQKNEKVLSAYLGSVGLP; from the coding sequence ATGGGGAAAAAGAACGGGTATAGCCTTATGACCGGCCGTCTTTCCAAAATCAAACAGTATTTGTCTTTGGTAGCGTTGGCCGCGGGCATCCTGTTTTTCCCTTTTCTGACCACCAACCCCTACTATCTAAACGTGGCCAACATCATCGGCCTGAACACAATGGTGGTGGTAGGCCTCAACCTGTTGATCGGCTATGCAGGACAGATCTCACTCGGACACGCGGCGTTCTACGGACTGGGGGCGTACCTCTCAGGCATTCTCACCGTCACGTACAATATGTCTCCTTGGCCTGCGATGTTAATTGCGCTATTGGCTACAGGCCTGATCGCCTTGATTATCGGCATTCCCACCTTGAAGCTTCATGGTCACTACCTTGTCATGGCCACACTAGGTTTCAATTTGATAATAAACATAATTCTAATCCAATGGGACAAAGTCACGGGCGGTCCATCGGGTTTCCCCGGTATACCTAATTTACAGTTGGGGTCCTGGGCGTTGGATTCCGACCTAAAAATGTATTTCTTGATATGGTCGTGTGCTTTCATTTTTGTTCTATTGTCGCTCAACCTCGTCAATTCCAGGGTAGGCAGAGGCCTGAGGGCTTTGCACGGGAGCGAAATTGCAGCCGCTTCCGTAGGCGTTCCCACAGAAAAGTACAAGGTAAAGGTGTTCGTTCTGAGCGCTCTGTTCGCCTCTTTGGCAGGCAGTTTGTATGCCCATTACTTGACGTTCATAAGTCCGAAAACGTTTGACATATTCTTTTCCGTGGAACTTGTCACTATGGTCATTGTCGGCGGAATGGGGAGTGTCTGGGGCGCGCTGTTTGGGACGATTTTCCTCACTTCCCTGCCAAATGTGCTTCATTTCTTCGATGAGTACAAGGACGTCTTTTATGGTTTGATCCTGGTGCTCATTCTGATCTTTGTGCCGGAAGGTCTGGTGGTTGCGGCTCGAAAACGATGGCTGTCGATGAAGGGACCTGCCGAGGCATTGCCGTCGGAGCAAAAAGAAGACTCAAAGTATCGTGAACATTACCCCGCGGCCGCCGGCAGGGACGCTGATCCGAGAACTGACCGTGTGGTTTCGGGCTCATATTCGTCCGGTCGGGCAATCCTCAACATGGAAGGCGTTACCATCCGCTTCGGAGGTATAGTGGCTCTGGCGCAGGTGTCCTTCGATGTTGTGGAGGGTTCGATCACGTCCCTTATCGGCCCCAACGGCGCGGGCAAGACTACAATGATCAATGTGGTTTCCGGCAATTATCAGGCGCAGTCCGGAACAGTGATCTTTGATGGGCAAGGAGTTAAAGGCAGTCGCCCTTATCAAATGGCAGCATTGGGCATGACACGTACGTTTCAGAATGTTCAGATATTCGAAAACATGACTGTCCTGGAAAACGTGATGGTAGGGCTGCACGCGCGAACCAGGAGCGAGTTCCTCCAATGCCTGCTTCGCCTCCCAGGCTTTCGTAAGGAAGGGGCAGCAATAGAACAGCAGGCGTGGGACACGCTGAGTTTTCTGGGGCTGGATGAGAAGGCCCACTGGCCGGCATCGAGTCTGTCTTTCGGCGAACAGAAGCGAGTGGAAATGGCTCGCGGACTTGTGTCGAATCCCCGGCTGATTCTCCTGGATGAACCGGTCGCGGGCCTCAACATGACGGAAACCGCGGAGATCGCCCGGCTCATCAAAAAAATACGCTCGATGGGGATCTCGGTCCTCCTTGTTGAGCACGACATGGGCCTTGTAATGGGAGTCTCCGATAAGGTAGTGGTACTTAATTACGGCAGAAAGATCGCAGAGGGTCATCCTGAGGAGATCCAGAAGAACGAAAAAGTCCTGTCCGCGTACCTGGGGAGTGTAGGTCTTCCGTAG
- a CDS encoding ABC transporter ATP-binding protein yields the protein MLKVQDLQAFYGGNQALKGISLEIQQGEIVCLIGANGAGKTTLLNCLSGVHPQRRGEVFFKGQEVAKASSQRLVRLGIVQVPENRQLFGPLTVEENLEMGAYLRAGQMKKATLIGEMDRIFALFPSLENRKKQLAGTLSGGEQQMVAIGRGLMADPSLLLLDEPSLGLAPLVVREIFRIIKELRNEGRTILLVEQNALAALKISQRAYVIENGRISASGPPDLMMKDERVRRAFLGQDVTM from the coding sequence ATGCTGAAAGTGCAAGACCTGCAGGCTTTTTATGGCGGTAACCAGGCCTTGAAAGGAATTTCTCTGGAGATCCAACAGGGAGAAATAGTATGCTTGATAGGGGCAAACGGCGCAGGTAAAACCACGTTGTTGAATTGTCTTTCAGGCGTGCACCCCCAACGCCGCGGTGAGGTCTTTTTCAAGGGTCAGGAGGTGGCAAAAGCCTCCTCTCAGCGCCTCGTCCGTCTGGGAATCGTCCAGGTGCCTGAGAATCGTCAACTATTCGGTCCATTGACTGTCGAGGAAAATCTGGAAATGGGGGCGTACCTGCGAGCCGGCCAGATGAAAAAGGCAACGTTGATAGGGGAAATGGATCGCATTTTTGCGCTGTTCCCCTCGCTGGAGAACCGCAAAAAACAGCTCGCCGGGACCCTATCGGGTGGGGAACAGCAAATGGTGGCAATAGGCCGAGGTTTGATGGCGGACCCAAGCCTGCTCTTGCTCGACGAGCCTTCCTTGGGGCTGGCGCCCCTGGTGGTCAGAGAGATATTCCGCATAATCAAGGAACTGCGCAACGAAGGGCGAACTATACTGTTGGTTGAACAAAATGCTCTGGCTGCCCTGAAAATCTCGCAACGAGCATACGTGATAGAGAACGGAAGGATCTCCGCGAGCGGGCCTCCAGACCTGATGATGAAAGACGAGAGAGTCCGGCGTGCTTTTCTCGGGCAGGATGTAACCATGTAA